One stretch of Halichoerus grypus chromosome 10, mHalGry1.hap1.1, whole genome shotgun sequence DNA includes these proteins:
- the SLC4A11 gene encoding solute carrier family 4 member 11 isoform X6, whose protein sequence is MAAATRRMFHLQPCEYSFNMSQNGYLEDAAESESPGGCGLLHTSRKYLKLKNFEEEIRAHRDLDGFLARASIILNETATSLDDVLRAMLCRLAHDPHNTEPDCNLDLFMAMLFTDAGAPTEGKAHLLSDTIQGVTATVTGVQYQQSWICIICTSKALLKRHVCISRLVRPQNWGENSCEVRFVILVLAPPKMKSTKTAAEVGRTFATMFLDITFRQKLLNTRTEEEFKEALVHQRQLLTMVSQCPALGARGYSMNSICRHRPPQPLKHKDFLPVGKGIREDIARRFPVYPLDFTDGIIGKNKAVGKYITTTLFLYFTCLLPTIAFGSLNDENTNGAIDVQKTMAGQSIGGLLYALFSGQPLVVLLTTAPLALYIQVICGICGDYDLDFNTFYAWTGLWNSFFLALYALFNLSLVMRLFKRSTEEIIALFISITFMLDAVKGMVKIFQKYYYDHDFGNYHPDSTSLVSLLGLGTSLNTSLHTALNTSLPTRPPQLTSTSLHAEHPGRETAVLSLLIMLGTLWLSYTLYQFKKSPYLHPCMREILSDCALPISVLTFSLISSYGFREIKMSQFRYNPSKSLFEVAEMHSLSLGAIASAMGLGFLLSLLFFIEQNLVAALANAPENRLVKGTAYHWDLLLIAIINSGLSLFGLPWIHAAYPHSPLHVRALALVEERVENGHIYETIVNVKETRLTTLGASILVGFSLLLLPFPLQWIPKPVLYSLFLYIALTSIDGNQLFERMALLLKDQTSYPPTHYVRRVPQRKIHYFTGLQVLQLLLLCAFGMSSLPYMKMIFPLIMIAMIPIRYNLLPRIIEAKYLDAMDAEH, encoded by the exons CCGAGAGTGAATCGCCTGGCGGCTGTGGGCTCCTACACACCTCCCGCAAG TACCTGAAGCTAAAGAACTTTGAGGAAGAGATCCGGGCACACCGGGACCTAGATGGCTTCCTGGCCCGGGCCAGCATCATCCTGAACGAGACGGCTACCTCGCTGGATGACGTGCTGCGTGCCATGCTGTGCCGCTTAGCCCACGACCCCCACAACACTGAGCCTGACTGCAACTTGGACCTGTTCATGGCCATGCTCTTCACCGATGCCGGGGCCCCCACGGAGGGGAAAG CCCACCTGCTGTCAGATACCATCCAAGGGGTCACTGCCACGGTCACGGGGGTGCAATACCAGCAGTCCTGGATCTGCATCAT CTGCACCTCCAAGGCCCTGCTGAAGCGACATGTGTGCATCAGCCGTCTGGTTCGCCCGCAGAACTGGGGGGAGAATTCGTGTGAGGTGCGGTTCGTCATCCTGGTGCTGGCCCCGCCCAAGATG AAAAGCACCAAGACTGCCGCGGAGGTGGGGCGCACGTTCGCCACCATGTTCTTGGACATCACCTTCCGCCAGAAGCTCCTGAACACCCGCACGGAGGAGGAATTCAAGGAGGCCCTGGTGCATCAGAGACAGCTGCTCACCATGGTGAGCCAGTGCCCGGCCCTCGGCGCCAGGGGCTACAGCATGAACTCCATCTGCAGACACAGACCCCCGCAG cccctgaaGCACAAGGACTTTCTCCCTGTGGGGAAGGGCATCCGGGAGGACATTGCCCGCAGGTTTCCCGTGTACCCACTGGACTTCACAGATG GCATTATCGGGAAAAACAAGGCTGTGGGCAAATACATCACCACCACCCTGTTCCTCTACTTCACCTGCCTCCTGCCCACCATCGCTTTTGGGTCCCTCAACGATGAGAACACGAACGGGGCCATCG ATGTGCAGAAGACCATGGCGGGGCAGAGCATCGGAGGCCTCCTGTATGCCCTCTTCTCGGGGCAGCCGCTCGTGGTGCTGCTGACCACCGCGCCCCTGGCCCTCTACATCCAAG TAATCTGTGGCATCTGTGGTGACTACGATCTGGACTTCAACACCTTCTATGCGTGGACGGGCCTGTGGAACAGTTTCTTTCTCGCGCTTTATGCCCTCTTCAACCTCAGTCTGGTCATGCGTCTCTTCAAGAG GTCGACAGAAGAGATCATTGCCCTCTTCATTTCCATCACCTTCATGCTGGATGCTGTCAAGGGCATGGTCAAAA TCTTCCAGAAGTACTACTATGACCACGACTTCGGGAACTATCATCCAGACAGCACTTCCCTGGTGAGCCTGCTGGGCCTCGGCACCAGCCTCAACACCAGCCTCCACACTGCCCTCAACACCAGCCTCCCGACCCGCCCGCCCCAGCTGACCTCCACGAGCCTCCACGCCGAGCACCCGGGCCGGGAGACCGCCGTGCTCAGCCTCCTCATCATGCTGGGCACGCTGTGGCTGAGCTACACCCTCTACCAGTTCAAGAAGAG cccctACCTGCACCCCTGCATGCGGGAGATCCTGTCAGACTGCGCCTTGCCCATCTCGGTGCTCACCTTCTCCCTCATCTCCTCCTACGGCTTCCGGGAAATCAAGA TGAGCCAGTTCCGCTACAACCCCAGCAAGAGCCTCTTTGAGGTGGCCGAGATGCACTCCCTGTCCCTGGGGGCCATCGCCAGCGCCATGggcctgggcttcctgctctccTTGCTCTTCTTCATCGAGCAGAACTTGGTGGCTGCCCTGGCGAATGCCCCAGAGAACAG GCTGGTGAAGGGCACTGCCTACCACTGGGACCTCCTGCTCATCGCCATCATCAACAGCGGGCTGTCTCTGTTCGGGCTGCCCTGGATCCACGCTGCCTACCCCCACTCCCCGCTGCACGTGCGGGCCCTGGCTTTGGTGGAGGAGCGTGTGGAGAACGGGCACATTTATGAGAC GATCGTGAATGTGAAGGAGACGCGGCTGACCACGCTGGGCGCCAGCATCCTGGTGGGCTTTTccctcctgctgctccccttccCGCTGCAGTGGATCCCCAAGCCCGTGCTCTACAGCCTCTTCCTCTACATCGCGCTCACCTCCATCGATGGCAACCAGCTCTTCGAGCGCATGGCCCTGCTGCTCAAGGACCAG ACCTCGTACCCGCCCACCCACTACGTCCGGAGGGTGCCGCAGAGGAAGATCCACTACTTCACGGGCCTGCAGGTCCTGCAGCTTCTGCTCTTATGTGCCTTCGGCATGAGCAGCCTGCCCTACATGAAGATGATCTTCCCCCTCATCATGATTGCCATGATCCCCATCCG ctaCAACCTGCTGCCCCGAATCATTGAAGCCAAATATTTGGACGCCATGGATGCTGAGCACTGA